Genomic segment of Xanthomonas sp. DAR 35659:
ACCTGCCACAGGCCGTACAGTTCGCGGCCCTTGTGGAACAGCGCGGTTTCCGGCGAGTTGAGGTACTTGGGGCCGTCGTCCTTGTCCATGACCCGGCCGCCGAAGGCGATCACCCGGCCGCGGCGGTCGAAGATCGGGAACATCACCCGGTCGCGGAACTTGTCGTAGACGTGGCCGCGGTCGTTCTTGGAGAACAGCCCGGCGCGGTCGAGCAGCTTGTGGCGGCGCTCGTCGGTGCCCAACGCGTCCTTCAATGCGCTGTAGCCGTCCGGCGCGTAGCCGATCTGGAAGCGCGCGCGGTTTTCCGCGTCCACGCCGCGGCCGTCCAGGTAGGCGCGGGCCTTGTCGCTGCCGTCGAGTTGGCGCTGGAAGAACTTGGCCGCCGCGTCCAGCGCCGAGTACAGGTCGCGGTGGTCGTCGCCGGCGGCCTGCGCGGCGCCGCGCTGCTGGGCGTCGCGCGGGATCTCCATGCCGGCGCGCTTGGCCAGTTCGTCGACCGCGTCGAGGAATTCGAGGCGGTCGTAGTTCATCAGGAAGCTGATCGCGGTGCCGTGCGCGCCGCAGCCGAAGCAGTGGTAGAACTGCTTGGTCGGCGAGACGGTGAACGAGGCCGAGCGCTCGTCGTGGAACGGGCAGCGCGCCGCGTACTCCTTACCCTGGCGCTTCAGCGGCACACGCGTGCCGACCACCTCGACGATGTCGGTGCGGGCGAGCAGATCGTCGATGAATGCGTCGGGGATACGGGCCATGGGCGATAGGATGCCATGCGCCCACGCCCGGGCCACGCTCCGCGCCGCGAAATGCAGCGTCGCGCGGCTACAGTTGCGGCGGAATCGCCGTGATCGCGCTGGCGTCGATGCCGGCGGCGGCCAGCGTGCGCCGCGAGCGCAGGCGCTCGTCGATCACCGCGGTGATCAGCGCGCCGACGAAGAACACCACGGTGGCGTAGTAGATCCACACCAACAGGATCACCAGCGCGCCCATCGAGCCGTAGGCGCTGCCCGGCGCCGCGGTGGCGATGTACAGGCCGATCGCGTAGCGGCCGGCCACGAACAGGCAGGCGGTGATGGCGCCGCCGATCACCGCCTGGCGCCATTCCACGCGCCGGTCCGGCAGGTAGTGGTAGAGCACGGCGAAGGCCAGCACGTAGATCGCCAGGGTCGAGACGTAGCCCACCGCGGGCAGCAGCGACGGCATGCGCGCGAACAGCACCTGCACCACGGTGGTCAGGATCATCGAGATCAGCAGCAGGAAGCCCAGCCCCAGCACCACGCCGAAGGAGAACACGCGCTTCTTCAGCCAGGCCATGATGCCTTCCAGGCGCTGCTTGTCGGTGCGGAAGATCAGGTTCAGCGCGTTCTGCAACTGCGCGAACACGGCGGTGGCGCCGATGAACAGCAGCAGGGTGCTCCACAGCCCGGCCAGCGAACCGATACTGGGCTGGTTCCTGGCGTTGTTGAGGACGGTCTGCGCCACTTCGCGCGCGCCGTGCCCGGCCAACTGCCCGATCTGTTCGATGAAGGCCTGCTGCGCCTGCGGGTACAGCGAGGCGGTCAGCCACAGCAGCAACACCAGCAGCGGCGCCAGCGACAGCAGCGCGTAGAACGACAGCGAGGCAGACTGGGTCATCACGTCGATCTCGACGAAGCGCCGCACCAGCGCCGCCGGCAGGCTCTGCTGCAGGCGGTCGAGATGTTTTTGCAGACGGGTCGGCGACAGTGGCAGGGACATGGGAGCGGCAGGGCCTACGGCGAGCGCGGCATCGCGATGCCGG
This window contains:
- a CDS encoding YihY/virulence factor BrkB family protein is translated as MSLPLSPTRLQKHLDRLQQSLPAALVRRFVEIDVMTQSASLSFYALLSLAPLLVLLLWLTASLYPQAQQAFIEQIGQLAGHGAREVAQTVLNNARNQPSIGSLAGLWSTLLLFIGATAVFAQLQNALNLIFRTDKQRLEGIMAWLKKRVFSFGVVLGLGFLLLISMILTTVVQVLFARMPSLLPAVGYVSTLAIYVLAFAVLYHYLPDRRVEWRQAVIGGAITACLFVAGRYAIGLYIATAAPGSAYGSMGALVILLVWIYYATVVFFVGALITAVIDERLRSRRTLAAAGIDASAITAIPPQL